From Echinicola soli, a single genomic window includes:
- a CDS encoding JAB domain-containing protein, protein MDTNNKSLVPSQVAEITLSYRPNSKVSEKPQIVSSLSASKVLRANWDESKLEFIEEFKVILLNRANRVLGIVNASSGGTSGTVVDLKLIFAAAMKASASSILVAHNHPGGTLKPSDRDVKVTEKLVKAGKLLDLPVMDHIIITAEGYYSFADMGGL, encoded by the coding sequence ATGGATACCAACAACAAAAGTCTCGTTCCCAGCCAAGTAGCCGAAATCACGTTAAGCTATCGCCCTAATTCAAAAGTCTCCGAAAAACCACAGATTGTCTCTTCCCTAAGTGCCAGCAAGGTGTTGAGGGCAAACTGGGACGAGTCGAAACTGGAATTCATTGAGGAGTTCAAGGTGATCCTTCTAAACCGGGCAAACAGGGTATTGGGAATTGTCAATGCCTCATCCGGTGGTACATCCGGAACAGTAGTAGACCTGAAACTGATATTTGCAGCGGCCATGAAGGCATCCGCATCGTCCATTTTGGTTGCCCACAACCACCCGGGCGGGACCTTAAAACCCAGTGACCGTGATGTAAAGGTTACAGAAAAATTGGTCAAAGCAGGCAAACTTTTGGATTTACCGGTAATGGACCATATCATCATCACTGCCGAAGGTTATTATTCCTTTGCTGACATGGGAGGGCTTTAG